In the Lepidochelys kempii isolate rLepKem1 chromosome 3, rLepKem1.hap2, whole genome shotgun sequence genome, one interval contains:
- the LOC140909787 gene encoding uncharacterized protein isoform X2, protein MRPHSNASFLLLVNKHTPCIEFELIILINLQLENQWKHFTTSREAMEPFYLYDIRAVTCNKTIERIIAPMAAQLCHLMIAAEWEGVNNERLADLEKAAEELAKATQELAYVARRVAHEYNDELLTGEMLPAAESLLTSGKSILLVAQKLHIQPDVQSHQEELIDSAERVLMETVKILQLEDDAVVTRIIQAAHWLWDCLTTLEFAGDVPALLAAFRDFSESLLLLNNLTERRIQELRDSPPQKYLAQTLQILRKCVPMLHAAKHSHLKHPQDQHVNGSKNYIFNLMDSTIKELISLLTNTTRNKELLERNGLFSQHVSQLLGLLSNTNPAHLAEGEFSFLVETLVFHCMLLANSSRPSIKLQLIKHCHHLLMLRKSISNHGSIMEELPAQSQLECNLEEKRHAMRVEVEILDQTVLTAVLCQILDTFTDINEPLRRLMEAALEPTTGQYSLAGEDGFLRKLQPLITAFFGHAHQMLKVANFVLASCTNVKIIKEIEDRVDCLNRLLATMPLLLTEMSKDPNKIHIQEQLQTFYQRWAWTTESLLACVDETINLPEFLDLSIQEMADHRECCEQELESQNSGRFSWHATHMTSRAARVIQVTNRFVDKIRDPIFKNGLLVLVKQLEISILEVKTATSHCLGGISFLQSRNAFLKRVKHLMDSTRNVREGLHESNHPDILSPLRERIRSLDIPKELGYFSAHDHIELRPPDDIKQSTTDNTELVEEFLSERLPSATSPLEKLPRAGNLHPGRVDVHPVINELITATKKHDITAVNTACFGLLELSNCCVDAAQEALPIVKSPLLEKLTHYRKIVLLTPSIISLAREIGPNPVSRADRLLPTAVLLSEKICETNQCLVAVAGSWYSLVQQLFCTVAPADFLKSKQTLDEIMQTLARVVQLAADVARTDCEEELTIVPKIQERFVRVQAKFTGAQTNTKHLLEKALSSDCFHSHQDHLEGICLLWSVSIQVLLSAVDQLIGRDVLFLGELRNTMKHKLCLQDVLAAVSESSLRIQEAARLSYLACAERSVQCDILALREEVKVLTEALLQVADVLSVSPVPATNLSIRAELLQRELAVRVKALLLLLTSTNQEYTRVIQNILRLAWPPARAQGGDRGMIKQAGQIMANVQLVKTIIEDTLENTAHLKMRESLLSLTDHLLLLTAELLGRAGEQLQSHQDKELVQLDYIAWEWSANAHYVVTQLQSVKDIDKAALELVKQCLQNSKSHAVANQCHGKTELSPAKIPSTKHQNHTHQATSADPWPTMSESKGLAARDAFEIMLLSDSPNDSHSTSSEQGKGAAPAALPEDAGQWQDDSKKMPQVTKEMATGMSHMARFLKRKGPITTKEQLIACASQMASNGQVFVRFGHLIAKNCLDERCATELLCVTEQIQTISNQLRIISRVKAATAGSKCSAELLVNNAQNLFQVVLQSLKAAETACVKGLRKPDPDSEEAEAAAFCMQWKKKLLRHRVKEALNPDRDEFGLRRARAGREPTLTAMVQEP, encoded by the exons ATGAGACCACACAGTAATGCGAGCTTCTTGTTACTTGTAAACAAGCATACACCATGTATTGAATTTGAGCTTATTATCTTAATTAACCTGCAGTTGGAAAACCAGTGGAAACATTTCACCACAAG CCGAGAAGCCATGGAGCCTTTTTATCTGTATGACATCAGGGCTGTAACCTGCAACAAAACCATTGAGAGAATTATTGCACCCATGGCAGCTCAACTTTGTCATTTAATGATCGCAGCTGAGTGGGAAGGGGTGAATAACGAGCGCCTCGCTGATTTAGAGAAAGCTGCTGAAGAATTAGCCAAAGCTACCCAAGAACTTGCTTATGTTGCAAGAAG AGTGGCTCATGAGTACAACGATGAGCTGCTGACTGGGGAGATGCTGCCTGCTGCCGAATCGCTCCTCACATCTGGGAAGAGCATCTTACTGGTGGCCCAGAAACTTCATATTCAGCCAGATGTTCAGAGTCATCAGGAGGAACTGATTGATTCAGCAGAGAGAGTCTTAATGGAGACTGTAAAG ATCCTCCAGCTTGAAGATGACGCTGTAGTGACGAGGATTATCCAGGCCGCTCATTGGCTTTGGGATTGCCTGACCACACTTGAGTTCGCAGGAGACGTAccagctctgctggctgcttTCCGTGACTTTTCAGAGTCCTTGCTCCTGCTGAACAATTTGACAGAAAGACGCATCCAAGAGCTCAGAGATTCTCCTCCTCAGAAGTATTTGGCCCAGACGCTGCAGATCCTTAGGAAGTGTGTCCCGATGTTGCATGCTGCAAAACACAGTCACCTGAAGCACCCCCAGGACCAGCATGTGAATGGTTCCAAAAACTACATTTTCAATTTGATGGATAGCACCATAAAGGAACTGATTTCCTTACTGACAAACACCACCAGAAACAAGGAACTACTGGAGAGAAATGGGCTCTTTTCCCAGCACGTGAGCCAGCTGCTGGGCCTCCTGTCCAACACAAACCCTGCTCACCTAGCTGAGGGCGAATTCAGTTTTCTTGTGGAAACACTGGTCTTCCACTGCATGCTTTTAGCTAACTCATCCAGGCCAAGTATTAAGTTGCAGTTGATAAAGCACTGCCATCATCTCCTAATGCTCAGGAAAAGCATTTCCAACCATGGAAGCATAATGGAGGAATTGCCAGCACAAAGCCAACTAGAATGCAACCTAGAAGAGAAACGTCATGCGATGAGAGTTGAGGTGGAGATTCTTGATCAAACAGTGCTCACTGCTGTTTTGTGTCAGATTCTGGACactttcacagacattaacgaaCCCTTGAGAAGGTTAATGGAGGCTGCACTGGAACCTACTACTGGGCAATATTCTCTTGCAGGAGAGGATGGATTTCTAAGAAAACTTCAGCCCCTTATTACTGCCTTCTTTGGTCATGCTCATCAGATGCTCAAAGTGGCAAATTTTGTTCTGGCCAGCTGCACCAACGTCAAAATCATTAAAGAAATTGAAGATCGTGTAGACTGTTTAAATAGACTCCTTGCCACGATGCCTCTACTCCTTACAGAAATGAGCAAAGATCCTAATAAGATTCACATCCAGGAACAACTACAAACCTTCTATCAAAGATGGGCTTGGACAACAGAAAGCTTGTTAGCATGTGTTGATGAAACAATCAACTTGCCTGAATTCCTTGATCTGTCTATTCAGGAAATGGCCGATCACAGAGAGTGTTGTGAACAAGAACTAGAGAGTCAGAACTCTGGAAGGTTTTCATGGCATGCCACTCATATGACCAGCCGAGCGGCTCGCGTGATCCAAGTTACTAACAGATTTGTGGATAAAATCAGAGATCCTATTTTCAAGAACGGTTTGTTAGTTTTAGTTAAGCAATTGGAAATCTCCATTCTGGAAGTGAAAACTGCTACTAGCCACTGTTTAGGAGGCATCTCTTTTCTACAATctagaaatgcatttttaaagagaGTAAAGCATCTGATGGACTCCACTCGAAATGTCAGAGAGGGACTGCATGAGTCTAACCATCCAGATATTCTCAGTCCACTTCGGGAACGAATTCGGAGCCTTGACATTCCAAAAGAGCTGGGATACTTTTCAGCCCATGACCATATAGAGCTCAGACCACCAGATGACATAAAACAAAGCACTACTGACAATACCGAATTAGTGGAAGAATTTTTAAGTGAACGGCTTCCAtcagccacctctcctcttgaGAAGCTTCCAAGAGCAGGTAACTTACACCCGGGAAGAGTGGATGTACATCCTGTGATCAATGAACTCATCACTGCAACAAAGAAACATGACATTACTGCTGTAAACACTGCTTGCTTTGGTTTACTTGAACTTTCCAACTGTTGTGTAGATGCAGCTCAGGAAGCCTTACCAATTGTCAAGTCACCACTGCTGGAAAAGCTGACCCACTACAGAAAGATAGTTCTATTAACACCATCTATTATTAGCTTAGCTAGGGAGATAGGTCCAAACCCAGTTTCCAGAGCAGATAGACTTCTTCCAACAGCTGTTTTGTTATCGGAGAAGATTTGTGAAACTAACCAATGCCTGGTGGCTGTGGCAGGCTCTTGGTACAGTCTAGTCCAGCAGTTATTCTGCACAGTAGCTCCAGCTGACTTTCTGAAGAGCAAACAAACTTTGGATGAGATAATGCAGACTTTAGCAAGAGTTGTTCAGCTAGCGGCTGATGTTGCACGTACAGATTGTGAAGAGGAGCTCACGATAGTTCCTAAGATTCAGGAAAGGTTTGTACGGGTCCAAGCAAAATTCACAGGTGCTCAGACTAATACAAAGCATTTACTTGAAAAGGCCTTGTCTTCTGATTGCTTCCATTCTCACCAGGACCATCTCGAGGGGATCTGCCTTCTCTGGTCTGTCAGCATACAGGTGCTCCTGAGTGCTGTGGATCAGCTCATAGGACGGGATGTTTTGTTCTTAGGTGAATTAAGGAATACAATGAAGCACAAGCTTTGCTTGCAGGATGTCCTGGCAGCTGTATCCGAGAGCTCTTTGAGAATACAGGAGGCAGCCCGACTGTCCTATCTCGCCTGTGCTGAACGCAGTGTGCAGTGTGACATCCTAGCGCTCCGGGAGGAGGTAAAGGTACTAACTGAAGCTCTCCTGCAAGTGGCGGATGTTCTGTCTGTCTCCCCAGTGCCTGCTACAAACTTGTCCATTCGTGCTGAGCTGCTCCAACGAGAGCTTGCTGTTAGAGTGAAAGCACTTCTGCTCCTCCTGACCAGTACCAATCAGGAGTACACAAGGGTCATCCAAAACATCCTCAGACTGGCCTGGCCTCCTGCGCGTGCCCAGGGAGGTGATAGAGGGATGATTAAACAGGCAGGTCAGATAATGGCAAATGTCCAGCTGGTCAAAACCATCATAGAAGACACTTTGGAGAACACAGCTCATCTAAAAATGCGGGAAAGCCTGCTCTCCCTGACAGACCACCTTCTCCTCCTTACTGCTGAGCTGCTAGGAAGAGCTGGTGAGCAGCTTCAAAGCCATCAGGACAAGGAGCTGGTCCAGCTAGACTACATTGCATGGGAGTGGTCTGCTAATGCTCACTATGTGGTGACGCAGCTTCAATCAGTGAAGGACATTGATAAGGCCGCCTTGGAGCTCGTTAAGCAGTGTTTACAAAACAGCAAGTCACATGCTGTTGCAAACCAATGTCATGGCAAAACAGAGCTCTCCCCTGCCAAGATACCCAGCACCAAACACCAGAATCACACACACCAAGCCACTTCAGCAGACCCCTGGCCTACCATGAGTGAATCGAAAGGCTTAGCTGCCAGGGATGCATTTGAAATCATG CTCCTGAGTGACTCTCCTAACGACTCCCATTCCACTAGCAGCGAGCAGGGTAAGGGAGCAGCTCCTGCTGCCCTGCCAGAGGATGCTGGACAGTGGCAGGACGACAGCAAAAAAATGCCCCAAGTCACCAAGGAAATGGCCACTGGGATGTCTCACATGGCACGGTTTCTAAAGAGGAAGGGACCGATAACG ACCAAAGAGCAGCTCATTGCCTGTGCTAGTCAAATGGCTTCCAATGGGCAAGTGTTTGTCAGATTTGGCCACCTGATTGCAAAGAACTGCCTAGATGAAAGATGTGCAACTGAACTGCTGTGTGTCACCGAGCAAATCCAAACAATCAGCAACCAGCTCAGAATTATTTCCAG ggtaaaagcagcaacagcagggagtaagtgctctgctgaactaTTGGTGAACAATGCACAGAATCTGTTTCAAGTGGTCCTACAGTCCTTGAAGGCAGCAGAGACCGCGTGCGTCAAA GGTTTGCGAAAGCCAGATCCTGACTCAGAAGAAGCAGAGGCAGCTGCCTTTTGTATGCAATGGAAGAAAAAGCTGTTGAGGCACAGAGTCAAAGAAGCTTTAAACCCAGATAGGGATGAATTCGGACTTCGCAGAGCACGTGCAGGGCGTGAACCCACCCTTACAGCTATGGTTCAGGAACCATAA
- the LOC140909787 gene encoding uncharacterized protein isoform X1, whose product MRPHSNASFLLLVNKHTPCIEFELIILINLQLENQWKHFTTSREAMEPFYLYDIRAVTCNKTIERIIAPMAAQLCHLMIAAEWEGVNNERLADLEKAAEELAKATQELAYVARRVAHEYNDELLTGEMLPAAESLLTSGKSILLVAQKLHIQPDVQSHQEELIDSAERVLMETVKILQLEDDAVVTRIIQAAHWLWDCLTTLEFAGDVPALLAAFRDFSESLLLLNNLTERRIQELRDSPPQKYLAQTLQILRKCVPMLHAAKHSHLKHPQDQHVNGSKNYIFNLMDSTIKELISLLTNTTRNKELLERNGLFSQHVSQLLGLLSNTNPAHLAEGEFSFLVETLVFHCMLLANSSRPSIKLQLIKHCHHLLMLRKSISNHGSIMEELPAQSQLECNLEEKRHAMRVEVEILDQTVLTAVLCQILDTFTDINEPLRRLMEAALEPTTGQYSLAGEDGFLRKLQPLITAFFGHAHQMLKVANFVLASCTNVKIIKEIEDRVDCLNRLLATMPLLLTEMSKDPNKIHIQEQLQTFYQRWAWTTESLLACVDETINLPEFLDLSIQEMADHRECCEQELESQNSGRFSWHATHMTSRAARVIQVTNRFVDKIRDPIFKNGLLVLVKQLEISILEVKTATSHCLGGISFLQSRNAFLKRVKHLMDSTRNVREGLHESNHPDILSPLRERIRSLDIPKELGYFSAHDHIELRPPDDIKQSTTDNTELVEEFLSERLPSATSPLEKLPRAGNLHPGRVDVHPVINELITATKKHDITAVNTACFGLLELSNCCVDAAQEALPIVKSPLLEKLTHYRKIVLLTPSIISLAREIGPNPVSRADRLLPTAVLLSEKICETNQCLVAVAGSWYSLVQQLFCTVAPADFLKSKQTLDEIMQTLARVVQLAADVARTDCEEELTIVPKIQERFVRVQAKFTGAQTNTKHLLEKALSSDCFHSHQDHLEGICLLWSVSIQVLLSAVDQLIGRDVLFLGELRNTMKHKLCLQDVLAAVSESSLRIQEAARLSYLACAERSVQCDILALREEVKVLTEALLQVADVLSVSPVPATNLSIRAELLQRELAVRVKALLLLLTSTNQEYTRVIQNILRLAWPPARAQGGDRGMIKQAGQIMANVQLVKTIIEDTLENTAHLKMRESLLSLTDHLLLLTAELLGRAGEQLQSHQDKELVQLDYIAWEWSANAHYVVTQLQSVKDIDKAALELVKQCLQNSKSHAVANQCHGKTELSPAKIPSTKHQNHTHQATSADPWPTMSESKGLAARDAFEIMLLSDSPNDSHSTSSEQGKGAAPAALPEDAGQWQDDSKKMPQVTKEMATGMSHMARFLKRKGPITTKEQLIACASQMASNGQVFVRFGHLIAKNCLDERCATELLCVTEQIQTISNQLRIISRVKAATAGSKCSAELLVNNAQNLFQVVLQSLKAAETACVKVSVHWYRSRFFQKVSSNIFTFLPPTLLDSGCNFQRILREFSVQISLEVGHLTHSLKSLCKSHL is encoded by the exons ATGAGACCACACAGTAATGCGAGCTTCTTGTTACTTGTAAACAAGCATACACCATGTATTGAATTTGAGCTTATTATCTTAATTAACCTGCAGTTGGAAAACCAGTGGAAACATTTCACCACAAG CCGAGAAGCCATGGAGCCTTTTTATCTGTATGACATCAGGGCTGTAACCTGCAACAAAACCATTGAGAGAATTATTGCACCCATGGCAGCTCAACTTTGTCATTTAATGATCGCAGCTGAGTGGGAAGGGGTGAATAACGAGCGCCTCGCTGATTTAGAGAAAGCTGCTGAAGAATTAGCCAAAGCTACCCAAGAACTTGCTTATGTTGCAAGAAG AGTGGCTCATGAGTACAACGATGAGCTGCTGACTGGGGAGATGCTGCCTGCTGCCGAATCGCTCCTCACATCTGGGAAGAGCATCTTACTGGTGGCCCAGAAACTTCATATTCAGCCAGATGTTCAGAGTCATCAGGAGGAACTGATTGATTCAGCAGAGAGAGTCTTAATGGAGACTGTAAAG ATCCTCCAGCTTGAAGATGACGCTGTAGTGACGAGGATTATCCAGGCCGCTCATTGGCTTTGGGATTGCCTGACCACACTTGAGTTCGCAGGAGACGTAccagctctgctggctgcttTCCGTGACTTTTCAGAGTCCTTGCTCCTGCTGAACAATTTGACAGAAAGACGCATCCAAGAGCTCAGAGATTCTCCTCCTCAGAAGTATTTGGCCCAGACGCTGCAGATCCTTAGGAAGTGTGTCCCGATGTTGCATGCTGCAAAACACAGTCACCTGAAGCACCCCCAGGACCAGCATGTGAATGGTTCCAAAAACTACATTTTCAATTTGATGGATAGCACCATAAAGGAACTGATTTCCTTACTGACAAACACCACCAGAAACAAGGAACTACTGGAGAGAAATGGGCTCTTTTCCCAGCACGTGAGCCAGCTGCTGGGCCTCCTGTCCAACACAAACCCTGCTCACCTAGCTGAGGGCGAATTCAGTTTTCTTGTGGAAACACTGGTCTTCCACTGCATGCTTTTAGCTAACTCATCCAGGCCAAGTATTAAGTTGCAGTTGATAAAGCACTGCCATCATCTCCTAATGCTCAGGAAAAGCATTTCCAACCATGGAAGCATAATGGAGGAATTGCCAGCACAAAGCCAACTAGAATGCAACCTAGAAGAGAAACGTCATGCGATGAGAGTTGAGGTGGAGATTCTTGATCAAACAGTGCTCACTGCTGTTTTGTGTCAGATTCTGGACactttcacagacattaacgaaCCCTTGAGAAGGTTAATGGAGGCTGCACTGGAACCTACTACTGGGCAATATTCTCTTGCAGGAGAGGATGGATTTCTAAGAAAACTTCAGCCCCTTATTACTGCCTTCTTTGGTCATGCTCATCAGATGCTCAAAGTGGCAAATTTTGTTCTGGCCAGCTGCACCAACGTCAAAATCATTAAAGAAATTGAAGATCGTGTAGACTGTTTAAATAGACTCCTTGCCACGATGCCTCTACTCCTTACAGAAATGAGCAAAGATCCTAATAAGATTCACATCCAGGAACAACTACAAACCTTCTATCAAAGATGGGCTTGGACAACAGAAAGCTTGTTAGCATGTGTTGATGAAACAATCAACTTGCCTGAATTCCTTGATCTGTCTATTCAGGAAATGGCCGATCACAGAGAGTGTTGTGAACAAGAACTAGAGAGTCAGAACTCTGGAAGGTTTTCATGGCATGCCACTCATATGACCAGCCGAGCGGCTCGCGTGATCCAAGTTACTAACAGATTTGTGGATAAAATCAGAGATCCTATTTTCAAGAACGGTTTGTTAGTTTTAGTTAAGCAATTGGAAATCTCCATTCTGGAAGTGAAAACTGCTACTAGCCACTGTTTAGGAGGCATCTCTTTTCTACAATctagaaatgcatttttaaagagaGTAAAGCATCTGATGGACTCCACTCGAAATGTCAGAGAGGGACTGCATGAGTCTAACCATCCAGATATTCTCAGTCCACTTCGGGAACGAATTCGGAGCCTTGACATTCCAAAAGAGCTGGGATACTTTTCAGCCCATGACCATATAGAGCTCAGACCACCAGATGACATAAAACAAAGCACTACTGACAATACCGAATTAGTGGAAGAATTTTTAAGTGAACGGCTTCCAtcagccacctctcctcttgaGAAGCTTCCAAGAGCAGGTAACTTACACCCGGGAAGAGTGGATGTACATCCTGTGATCAATGAACTCATCACTGCAACAAAGAAACATGACATTACTGCTGTAAACACTGCTTGCTTTGGTTTACTTGAACTTTCCAACTGTTGTGTAGATGCAGCTCAGGAAGCCTTACCAATTGTCAAGTCACCACTGCTGGAAAAGCTGACCCACTACAGAAAGATAGTTCTATTAACACCATCTATTATTAGCTTAGCTAGGGAGATAGGTCCAAACCCAGTTTCCAGAGCAGATAGACTTCTTCCAACAGCTGTTTTGTTATCGGAGAAGATTTGTGAAACTAACCAATGCCTGGTGGCTGTGGCAGGCTCTTGGTACAGTCTAGTCCAGCAGTTATTCTGCACAGTAGCTCCAGCTGACTTTCTGAAGAGCAAACAAACTTTGGATGAGATAATGCAGACTTTAGCAAGAGTTGTTCAGCTAGCGGCTGATGTTGCACGTACAGATTGTGAAGAGGAGCTCACGATAGTTCCTAAGATTCAGGAAAGGTTTGTACGGGTCCAAGCAAAATTCACAGGTGCTCAGACTAATACAAAGCATTTACTTGAAAAGGCCTTGTCTTCTGATTGCTTCCATTCTCACCAGGACCATCTCGAGGGGATCTGCCTTCTCTGGTCTGTCAGCATACAGGTGCTCCTGAGTGCTGTGGATCAGCTCATAGGACGGGATGTTTTGTTCTTAGGTGAATTAAGGAATACAATGAAGCACAAGCTTTGCTTGCAGGATGTCCTGGCAGCTGTATCCGAGAGCTCTTTGAGAATACAGGAGGCAGCCCGACTGTCCTATCTCGCCTGTGCTGAACGCAGTGTGCAGTGTGACATCCTAGCGCTCCGGGAGGAGGTAAAGGTACTAACTGAAGCTCTCCTGCAAGTGGCGGATGTTCTGTCTGTCTCCCCAGTGCCTGCTACAAACTTGTCCATTCGTGCTGAGCTGCTCCAACGAGAGCTTGCTGTTAGAGTGAAAGCACTTCTGCTCCTCCTGACCAGTACCAATCAGGAGTACACAAGGGTCATCCAAAACATCCTCAGACTGGCCTGGCCTCCTGCGCGTGCCCAGGGAGGTGATAGAGGGATGATTAAACAGGCAGGTCAGATAATGGCAAATGTCCAGCTGGTCAAAACCATCATAGAAGACACTTTGGAGAACACAGCTCATCTAAAAATGCGGGAAAGCCTGCTCTCCCTGACAGACCACCTTCTCCTCCTTACTGCTGAGCTGCTAGGAAGAGCTGGTGAGCAGCTTCAAAGCCATCAGGACAAGGAGCTGGTCCAGCTAGACTACATTGCATGGGAGTGGTCTGCTAATGCTCACTATGTGGTGACGCAGCTTCAATCAGTGAAGGACATTGATAAGGCCGCCTTGGAGCTCGTTAAGCAGTGTTTACAAAACAGCAAGTCACATGCTGTTGCAAACCAATGTCATGGCAAAACAGAGCTCTCCCCTGCCAAGATACCCAGCACCAAACACCAGAATCACACACACCAAGCCACTTCAGCAGACCCCTGGCCTACCATGAGTGAATCGAAAGGCTTAGCTGCCAGGGATGCATTTGAAATCATG CTCCTGAGTGACTCTCCTAACGACTCCCATTCCACTAGCAGCGAGCAGGGTAAGGGAGCAGCTCCTGCTGCCCTGCCAGAGGATGCTGGACAGTGGCAGGACGACAGCAAAAAAATGCCCCAAGTCACCAAGGAAATGGCCACTGGGATGTCTCACATGGCACGGTTTCTAAAGAGGAAGGGACCGATAACG ACCAAAGAGCAGCTCATTGCCTGTGCTAGTCAAATGGCTTCCAATGGGCAAGTGTTTGTCAGATTTGGCCACCTGATTGCAAAGAACTGCCTAGATGAAAGATGTGCAACTGAACTGCTGTGTGTCACCGAGCAAATCCAAACAATCAGCAACCAGCTCAGAATTATTTCCAG ggtaaaagcagcaacagcagggagtaagtgctctgctgaactaTTGGTGAACAATGCACAGAATCTGTTTCAAGTGGTCCTACAGTCCTTGAAGGCAGCAGAGACCGCGTGCGTCAAAGTAAGTGTGCATTGGTATAGGTCAAGATTCTTTCAGAAGGTGAGTTCAAATATATTCACATTTTTACCCCCAACACTTCTGGATTCAGGCTGTAACTTTCAGAGAATTTTAAGGGAGTTCAGTGTTCAAATCTCACTGGAAGTTGGGCACTTAACTCACTCCCTGAAGAGCCTCTGCAAATCCCATCTGTAA